The proteins below are encoded in one region of Ktedonobacterales bacterium:
- a CDS encoding dihydrodipicolinate synthase family protein, whose product MSDNALDLEGIYPPVPTFFDARGELDLATLHNHIQRLTEPGNCWVAGIVALGSNGEAAHLDDTERGEVIRAIRETAPAAVPVLAGASAQSTRATLALCEAAARDGAAAALVLPPSYFRGQMTMQALVRHYHMVADASPIPVVIYNMPGSTGGLDLDAATILAIAEHPRVIGVKDSAGNVTKLTEIAARARAGFRTLAGSAGFLLPALVVGASGAVAALANILPRQCHDLIELFHQGKLAEARELQARLTPINTAVTSGYGVPGLKAALELSAGYGGAPRAPLLALGESEREQVKRLLTLAYPAWQK is encoded by the coding sequence ATGTCTGATAACGCGCTTGACCTGGAGGGTATCTACCCTCCGGTACCCACCTTTTTCGATGCCAGGGGAGAACTGGACCTTGCCACGCTGCACAACCATATCCAGCGGCTGACCGAGCCGGGGAATTGTTGGGTAGCGGGGATAGTGGCGCTTGGCTCCAATGGTGAGGCGGCGCATCTTGACGACACTGAGCGCGGCGAGGTAATTCGGGCGATTCGGGAAACTGCCCCCGCTGCTGTGCCGGTGCTGGCGGGGGCCAGCGCCCAATCAACGCGTGCCACGTTGGCGCTTTGCGAGGCTGCCGCGCGCGATGGGGCGGCGGCGGCGCTCGTCTTGCCGCCCTCCTATTTCCGGGGGCAGATGACGATGCAGGCGTTGGTGCGCCATTATCATATGGTGGCGGATGCCAGCCCCATTCCCGTGGTGATCTATAACATGCCTGGCAGCACCGGCGGGCTTGATCTAGATGCGGCCACGATTCTGGCTATCGCTGAGCATCCGCGAGTGATCGGCGTCAAAGATAGCGCCGGGAACGTGACGAAACTGACTGAGATTGCGGCGCGGGCGCGCGCGGGCTTCCGAACGCTGGCGGGCAGCGCGGGATTTCTGCTGCCTGCGCTGGTGGTTGGAGCAAGCGGCGCGGTGGCGGCATTAGCCAATATTCTGCCGCGCCAGTGCCATGACCTGATCGAGCTTTTCCACCAGGGGAAGCTCGCTGAAGCGCGTGAACTTCAGGCGCGCCTGACGCCGATCAATACCGCTGTGACCTCTGGCTATGGGGTGCCTGGCCTGAAAGCGGCGCTGGAACTGAGCGCAGGCTATGGAGGCGCGCCGCGCGCGCCATTGCTTGCCCTGGGCGAGAGTGAACGCGAGCAGGTCAAGCGTTTGCTGACGCTGGCGTATCCTGCCTGGCAAAAGTGA
- a CDS encoding thioesterase family protein — MELKPGLRGSSSLVVAEEHTAAHFGAGGVHVFATPMMIGLMENAAFSAVQQVLPEGQSSVGSRIDIRHLAATPIGMKVTTTAELLEVDGRRLVFRVEARDEKELIGEGQHERFIINLERFLSRIEEKARA; from the coding sequence ATGGAACTCAAGCCTGGCCTGCGAGGCTCCTCATCGCTGGTCGTTGCCGAAGAACACACCGCCGCGCATTTTGGCGCTGGCGGTGTACACGTATTTGCAACGCCGATGATGATTGGATTGATGGAAAATGCTGCCTTTAGCGCCGTCCAGCAGGTGCTCCCCGAAGGCCAGAGCAGCGTTGGCTCGCGGATAGACATACGCCACCTGGCGGCAACGCCAATCGGCATGAAAGTCACGACGACAGCAGAGCTACTGGAGGTTGATGGACGGCGTCTCGTCTTCCGCGTCGAGGCGCGCGACGAAAAGGAACTCATTGGCGAGGGCCAGCACGAGCGTTTCATCATCAACCTTGAACGCTTCCTCAGCCGCATTGAAGAAAAAGCCAGAGCATAG
- the dinB gene encoding DNA polymerase IV, protein MPRTIIHLDLDAFFCAVEEQRDPSLVGKSFAVGGRPEERGVVASCSYAARRFGIHSALSMAQARHRCPHLLIVPARFAAYRAASAQVMDRLRALTPLVEQLSIDEAFLDVSDASLPGELLASRLQATIRKELGLPCSLGVATNKLVAKIATDVGKASAQTGASPNALCVVPAGTEAMFLAPLPTRALWGIGPKTAERLAALGIQTIGDLASYPEAELARRFGKYGQELARHARGIDERALQLTHVARSLSKETTFAQDVSEEETLRQTIRAQAAAVSQSLQRKGMSGGTVRLKLRWPDFTTITRQATLAAPTNQEAVIAATAARLFAQVWQAGRSVRLLGVGVSGLGVSLCQPSLWEREPTPDDEKRRQVQATVALLRARFGEEVVWWGGREHSGD, encoded by the coding sequence ATGCCACGCACTATCATTCATCTGGACCTGGATGCTTTCTTCTGTGCCGTCGAAGAGCAGCGTGATCCCTCGCTGGTAGGCAAGTCGTTCGCTGTCGGTGGACGGCCCGAAGAGCGCGGTGTGGTTGCCTCTTGCTCGTATGCCGCTCGCCGGTTCGGGATCCATTCGGCGCTCTCGATGGCCCAGGCTCGCCATCGCTGTCCGCACCTATTGATTGTGCCTGCGCGCTTTGCGGCCTATCGCGCGGCCTCTGCGCAGGTCATGGATCGCTTGCGCGCACTGACGCCTCTGGTGGAGCAGCTTTCTATAGATGAGGCTTTTCTGGATGTGAGCGATGCATCGCTGCCAGGGGAACTCCTGGCGTCACGCCTCCAGGCGACTATTCGCAAAGAACTGGGCCTGCCTTGCTCCCTGGGTGTGGCGACCAACAAACTGGTCGCCAAAATTGCTACCGACGTGGGCAAGGCGTCTGCGCAGACTGGCGCTTCGCCCAATGCGCTGTGTGTGGTTCCTGCCGGGACAGAAGCGATGTTCCTTGCTCCCCTGCCGACACGGGCGTTGTGGGGCATTGGCCCCAAGACCGCCGAGCGTCTGGCGGCTCTGGGCATACAGACGATTGGTGATCTGGCGAGCTATCCAGAGGCCGAGTTAGCGCGTCGTTTCGGTAAGTATGGTCAGGAATTGGCGCGCCACGCGAGGGGGATCGATGAGCGCGCTCTCCAACTCACGCATGTTGCCAGGTCACTTTCTAAAGAAACGACCTTCGCGCAGGATGTCTCCGAGGAAGAGACGCTGCGACAGACCATCCGCGCCCAGGCAGCAGCGGTGAGTCAGTCGTTGCAACGCAAAGGGATGAGCGGAGGTACGGTGAGGTTGAAGCTGCGCTGGCCGGATTTTACAACGATTACACGCCAGGCGACACTAGCAGCGCCAACCAACCAGGAAGCAGTGATCGCAGCAACGGCTGCCCGGCTCTTTGCGCAGGTCTGGCAGGCGGGGCGTTCGGTACGCCTGTTGGGGGTAGGCGTCAGCGGATTGGGCGTATCGCTTTGCCAGCCCAGCCTTTGGGAACGCGAGCCGACCCCGGATGATGAAAAGCGGCGGCAAGTCCAGGCGACTGTAGCCCTGCTGCGAGCGCGCTTTGGGGAGGAGGTGGTATGGTGGGGAGGAAGAGAACACAGCGGCGATTGA
- a CDS encoding serine/threonine-protein kinase, with translation MADRVGQQFGVYQLTSLLAESATAEIYRGEQRYSRINVVIKLLRRPLTTTEEIDTFRAEARALAALIHPHIARILGFDVQDQSAFLVMDYAPGGTLRRRYPGGEPVALETILPAIKQAADALQYAHEQGVIHQALRPENLLLGRHDETLLSGFYLAAAYQSADMQTPEGSGAIKGTAAYLAPEQFQGKPSPASDQYTLGVMVYEWLSGSLPFEGSPADQAKQHLTAAPPPLRGKAPTISPAVERVVMRTLAKDPAKRFASIRAFAAALEEAAQAEPVSQAGAASAAATRPASQHAAAAARPAAPQPARSPTPHPAAPYPPAGQMPTPQAWPRQPAAPQRSAQQPSWQPSPAAKRAARSNTVGCIIAIIVAAVIGLAYLLAH, from the coding sequence ATGGCTGACCGGGTGGGCCAACAGTTTGGCGTATATCAGCTTACCAGCTTACTAGCAGAGAGCGCCACTGCTGAGATATATCGTGGCGAGCAACGCTACTCGCGCATCAATGTTGTTATCAAGCTTCTGCGGCGTCCACTGACAACAACGGAAGAGATCGATACTTTTCGCGCGGAGGCGCGCGCCCTTGCCGCGCTTATCCATCCTCATATCGCGCGTATACTGGGTTTCGATGTTCAGGACCAGAGCGCCTTCCTGGTGATGGACTACGCGCCCGGCGGCACACTGCGCCGGCGCTACCCTGGTGGTGAGCCAGTTGCACTGGAGACGATCTTACCTGCCATCAAACAAGCTGCCGATGCTTTGCAATATGCCCACGAGCAAGGAGTTATTCATCAGGCGCTGAGGCCGGAAAACCTGCTCTTGGGGCGGCACGACGAAACCTTGCTCAGTGGCTTTTATCTCGCGGCTGCGTACCAATCGGCAGATATGCAGACGCCTGAGGGGTCTGGAGCGATCAAGGGCACAGCGGCCTATTTGGCTCCAGAGCAGTTTCAGGGGAAACCATCCCCGGCCAGTGACCAGTATACGCTGGGAGTCATGGTTTACGAATGGCTCAGCGGCTCACTGCCCTTTGAGGGGTCTCCCGCCGACCAGGCTAAACAACACCTTACGGCGGCTCCTCCGCCCTTGCGCGGGAAGGCGCCAACTATCTCCCCAGCAGTTGAGCGGGTCGTGATGCGAACGCTGGCGAAAGATCCGGCGAAACGCTTTGCAAGCATACGGGCATTTGCTGCCGCGCTCGAAGAAGCTGCCCAGGCAGAGCCAGTGTCTCAGGCTGGCGCGGCTTCGGCTGCGGCAACTAGACCTGCCTCTCAGCATGCTGCGGCAGCAGCGCGACCAGCGGCTCCACAGCCCGCGCGCTCCCCCACACCTCACCCGGCGGCTCCATACCCGCCAGCAGGCCAGATGCCGACGCCACAAGCATGGCCGAGGCAGCCAGCGGCGCCTCAACGATCTGCGCAGCAGCCAAGCTGGCAGCCTTCGCCTGCTGCTAAACGCGCAGCGCGCTCGAATACTGTGGGCTGCATTATCGCTATCATTGTAGCGGCAGTGATAGGACTCGCCTATCTCCTGGCGCATTGA
- a CDS encoding dynamin family protein has protein sequence MEFLECLAPLEPFFAVPIAHAPTPLKAALQPIVSLQEVLWRQEAQITFFGGFKAGKSTLLNAIMGWSLLPARANRATGVITKVCYAPQASASVVHRSPDGKAREESILLDEIGRYVFLDLSGAGAKAPTGGEEVLIHLPLALLKHRCILADTPGLMDTPTLTERCYQELARSDLAVMVLSAVKLLSDEERTAAQRAQELLQGNLVFIVNRLDMIDAEDKDDLLVWARASLEGHGNTLIGCPAVFATEARGALEARKTGQQQDDAVAGLRAFEQWLEALLNSPTLEKVIARSRLGILTYYLGRAHTILQTSLAETQQTTSELERQETAALAQRQAQFKREADDVLLGLSVFKSNLGKLGERFIQDCVQHAQDLIDSDERWASKEKLRLCFEGAIMTYARTVNQRTRHELGELAVPVLIFEPGAKGAIEMGTIKDASAKLAVGAGMVLNTWLESGFVGPMFVNWITRALLTEDARQKLLETVEQGALEVLPALRREAETYLEQVEILVRRFGQTHQPTMEPSASLQAAHQIEGYYRGLVKWANDFQQALDEVQQTLAL, from the coding sequence ATGGAGTTTCTAGAATGCCTTGCCCCGCTGGAACCATTCTTCGCCGTCCCGATAGCGCACGCGCCAACGCCGCTGAAGGCAGCGCTTCAGCCGATTGTCAGCTTGCAGGAAGTCCTCTGGCGCCAGGAAGCACAGATCACTTTCTTTGGCGGCTTTAAGGCTGGCAAATCAACGCTGCTCAACGCGATCATGGGCTGGTCGCTGCTCCCCGCGCGCGCCAATCGCGCCACTGGCGTCATCACCAAAGTCTGCTATGCGCCGCAGGCGTCAGCCAGCGTCGTTCACCGCTCGCCAGATGGCAAAGCGCGTGAAGAGTCTATTTTGCTTGATGAGATTGGCCGATACGTGTTCCTCGATCTTTCGGGCGCTGGCGCCAAAGCGCCGACAGGCGGTGAGGAAGTCTTGATTCACCTGCCGCTCGCTCTCCTGAAGCATAGGTGTATACTGGCTGATACGCCAGGATTGATGGATACCCCGACGCTCACTGAACGCTGCTACCAGGAATTAGCGCGGTCCGATCTGGCCGTCATGGTGCTTTCAGCGGTCAAGTTGCTGTCTGACGAAGAAAGAACGGCGGCGCAGCGAGCGCAGGAACTACTTCAAGGCAATCTCGTCTTTATCGTCAATCGGCTCGATATGATTGATGCAGAAGACAAAGACGACCTGCTGGTCTGGGCGCGCGCGAGCCTGGAGGGGCATGGCAACACCTTGATAGGGTGTCCAGCCGTGTTCGCCACCGAGGCCAGGGGGGCGCTGGAGGCGCGGAAAACCGGCCAGCAGCAGGACGACGCTGTGGCCGGATTGCGCGCGTTCGAGCAATGGTTGGAAGCCCTTTTGAACAGTCCAACCCTTGAGAAAGTGATCGCGCGGTCCCGCTTAGGCATCCTCACCTACTATCTTGGCAGGGCGCACACTATTCTGCAAACAAGCCTGGCCGAGACTCAGCAAACGACCTCGGAACTGGAGAGGCAGGAAACCGCCGCGCTGGCTCAACGCCAGGCGCAGTTTAAGCGCGAGGCCGATGATGTTCTGCTGGGTCTCAGTGTGTTCAAAAGCAATCTAGGAAAGCTCGGCGAACGATTTATTCAGGACTGTGTGCAGCATGCGCAAGACCTCATTGACTCCGACGAGCGCTGGGCTTCCAAGGAGAAGCTGCGCCTCTGCTTTGAGGGAGCCATCATGACCTATGCCCGCACAGTAAATCAAAGAACCAGGCACGAGCTTGGGGAGTTAGCCGTTCCGGTTCTTATCTTCGAGCCAGGAGCAAAGGGAGCCATCGAGATGGGGACGATCAAAGATGCTTCGGCAAAGCTGGCCGTTGGGGCTGGCATGGTCCTGAATACCTGGCTGGAAAGCGGCTTCGTTGGCCCCATGTTCGTCAACTGGATTACCAGGGCGCTGCTCACCGAGGACGCCAGGCAGAAGCTGCTCGAAACGGTGGAGCAAGGCGCGCTTGAGGTGCTTCCGGCGCTGCGAAGAGAGGCGGAAACCTACCTTGAGCAAGTGGAAATATTGGTCCGGCGTTTTGGGCAGACTCATCAGCCAACTATGGAACCATCAGCCAGCCTTCAAGCCGCGCACCAGATTGAGGGCTATTATCGCGGGCTGGTCAAGTGGGCCAACGATTTTCAGCAGGCGCTCGATGAGGTTCAACAAACACTTGCCCTCTAA
- a CDS encoding dynamin family protein yields MSSGGFSATQQKVQALLAVLRDAATLIGEPGQAPVALKTDGQALPGLGLISDAASLRIRADDIEQGIFKVLVLGEFKNGKSTLLNAMLGHKTLPARAAPTTAIITELVYGEREDVAIYEAGKATPRRLSWDAFVGEFQLSERDIQTLKQQQYLDRFQDVEYARIECQHPFCANGVRLIDSPGLGEHISRTRVSTNFLKQAQAVIVVLNAISILTEAERAYIEQLGVGRLNHVFFVVNRINQIDQAEVESIKGWVQQSLKPHFTDEQGQFDEAFYTRRVFFVNARGALEARIAIPNNTALLESSGLPALEAELEQFLTTDEKLTASLEGAVQTLASIVANARRRIAQQKHSLGEPLEDLEQRRDEAELRLAALDLTKKDIERAILFFGESIKQKIYASLLDFIERMRDTWPEDSIKLMNLTEAMRASDLLKSFLSQEAKESVVASIKSEIRSYLQVKLTQWSESIPALVQPDVKKLTNEIEAQAEEFQRELEAIGNIFALGKNERNHQPYPPGTGQSRLLLGMADLSQMTGSMLKQRDWEGFFGQALQQAVTVSTIFSFFGGLASWGWLLLLIDEFLAQVAQGPVFSAWVLKPLGEKLHENLAKEAPTKQDEIYRRVEQVFADLAGQTTNALHDHIEEARRAQQSIIHTKEQEGFSMEQEKLRLDRLHTELLELLNTASQVVHMKHLTPEELDHLTGGAHLLPADHRA; encoded by the coding sequence ATGAGCAGCGGTGGATTTAGCGCAACCCAGCAGAAAGTGCAGGCGCTGCTGGCTGTGTTACGCGACGCAGCGACGCTGATTGGCGAGCCAGGGCAGGCACCCGTTGCGCTGAAAACCGACGGCCAGGCGCTGCCAGGATTGGGACTGATCAGCGATGCTGCCAGCCTCAGAATCAGAGCCGACGACATTGAGCAAGGCATCTTCAAGGTACTGGTGCTGGGCGAGTTCAAGAACGGCAAGAGTACCCTGCTGAATGCAATGCTGGGACACAAGACCCTTCCTGCCAGAGCCGCGCCCACAACAGCCATCATTACCGAACTGGTCTATGGAGAGCGTGAAGATGTGGCGATCTATGAGGCAGGCAAAGCTACGCCGCGCCGCTTAAGCTGGGATGCCTTTGTCGGGGAATTTCAACTCAGCGAGCGCGACATTCAGACGCTCAAGCAGCAGCAGTATCTTGATCGCTTTCAAGACGTTGAGTATGCGCGGATTGAATGCCAGCACCCCTTCTGCGCCAATGGCGTGCGCCTGATCGATTCTCCTGGACTGGGCGAGCATATCAGCCGAACAAGGGTGTCAACGAACTTTCTCAAGCAGGCGCAGGCGGTCATCGTTGTCCTCAATGCCATCAGCATTCTGACTGAGGCCGAGCGGGCCTACATCGAGCAACTGGGCGTGGGACGGCTCAATCACGTCTTCTTCGTAGTCAACCGCATTAACCAGATTGATCAGGCAGAAGTCGAAAGCATCAAAGGTTGGGTACAACAATCCTTGAAGCCTCATTTCACCGATGAACAGGGGCAATTCGACGAAGCCTTCTATACCCGGCGCGTCTTTTTCGTGAACGCCAGGGGCGCGCTGGAGGCACGCATAGCCATTCCCAACAACACGGCGCTCCTCGAATCTTCGGGTCTGCCCGCGCTGGAAGCAGAACTGGAGCAATTCCTCACTACCGACGAGAAACTGACGGCGTCGCTGGAAGGCGCTGTTCAGACGTTGGCCTCTATCGTCGCAAACGCGCGCCGACGCATCGCCCAGCAGAAACACTCATTAGGCGAGCCGTTAGAAGACCTGGAGCAGCGCCGGGATGAGGCAGAACTGCGCTTAGCAGCCTTAGACCTCACTAAGAAGGATATTGAGCGCGCGATTCTCTTCTTTGGCGAAAGCATCAAACAAAAAATATATGCCAGTTTGCTTGATTTCATCGAACGGATGCGCGATACCTGGCCGGAAGATTCGATCAAACTGATGAACCTGACGGAAGCGATGCGCGCAAGCGATTTGCTCAAGTCTTTCCTCTCCCAGGAGGCCAAAGAGAGCGTGGTCGCTTCGATTAAAAGCGAGATCAGAAGCTATCTGCAAGTGAAGCTGACTCAATGGTCCGAAAGTATACCAGCCCTGGTCCAACCGGATGTCAAGAAACTGACCAACGAGATCGAGGCGCAGGCAGAAGAGTTTCAGCGCGAGCTTGAAGCCATTGGGAACATCTTTGCCCTCGGAAAAAATGAGCGTAACCACCAGCCCTACCCGCCAGGGACAGGGCAATCACGCCTGCTGTTGGGTATGGCCGATCTCTCCCAAATGACAGGGAGTATGCTGAAACAGCGTGATTGGGAAGGGTTCTTCGGACAAGCGCTTCAGCAGGCCGTAACAGTCAGCACCATCTTTAGCTTTTTCGGAGGTCTTGCCTCCTGGGGCTGGCTGCTTTTGCTCATAGACGAGTTTCTAGCGCAGGTAGCGCAAGGCCCGGTCTTCAGCGCCTGGGTACTCAAGCCCCTGGGCGAGAAGCTGCACGAGAATCTGGCAAAGGAAGCGCCGACGAAACAGGATGAAATCTACCGCCGCGTCGAACAGGTCTTCGCCGATCTGGCCGGGCAGACAACAAATGCGCTGCATGATCATATTGAAGAGGCGCGGCGCGCGCAACAGTCCATTATCCATACAAAAGAGCAGGAGGGCTTTTCTATGGAGCAGGAAAAGCTGCGCCTGGACCGGCTGCATACAGAATTACTTGAACTTCTGAATACCGCCAGCCAGGTTGTCCATATGAAACATCTTACGCCTGAAGAACTGGACCATTTGACCGGCGGCGCGCATCTCTTGCCAGCCGATCATCGGGCATAG